The Fusobacterium necrophorum subsp. necrophorum genome includes the window AATATTAAAAATAAATCGGAAAGTTTGGACAGAATGCAGGCAGAATTGGAAGGACTAAGAGAAGCCGCTCGTATGAATCAGGAAAAATGGGAAGAAGAAAGAAGAAACTTGGAAAGAGAAAAAAATGAAATTCTAAAGAAGGCCTATGAAGATTCCGAAAAAATGATGAATGAAATGCGAGCCAAAGCCTCCGCTCTGATTGAAAAAATTCAAAAAGAAGAAAACAGCAAAGAGCAGGCAAAACAAATTCAAAAAAATTTAAATATGCTAAGTTCCGCTCTGAAAGAAGAAAAAAACAAAACAATTTCCATTACGAAAACAATGAAAAAGAAAGCAAACTTCAAAGAGGGAGATCGAGTCTTTGTTAAAAATATCAATCAATTTGCCACCGTTTTAAAAATCAATGCCATGAAAGAAAGTGCACAGGTACAGGCAGGGATTCTGAAATTGGAAGTTCCTTTTGATGAAATTCGAGTGACAGAGGAAAAGAAAGAGAAAAGATATCAAGTGCAGGTGCATAAAAAAATAGCGGTACGAAGTGAGATTGATCTACGTGGAAAAATGGTGGATGAAGGAATTCACGAATTGGAAACCTATCTGGATAGGGCTTTGTTGAACGGATATCATGAAATTTACGTTATTCACGGAAAGGGAACCGGTGCTTTGCGAAATGGAATTTTGGATTATTTAAAGACCTGCCCCTATGTAAAAGAATTCCGAATAGGAGGTCATGGAGAAGGAGGCTTGGGATGTACGGTGGTAACTCTAAAATAAGGAAGAAGAGCAGTTTTATTCTAGCCTGTGCAGGCATGGGAAAACGAATGCAATTGGATTATCCGAAGCAGTTTTTGGAGTATCAGGGTAGGGCACTTTTTTTAAGACCTCTGATCTGTGCGGAGAAGTCGGAATATGTTGATGAAATTATTATTGTCAGTCAAAAAGAATATGTGGAATATATTACAAAGCTTTGTCAAGAAGCGGGAATTCATAAGTTGAAGTGTGTGGCAGTCGGAGGGAAGGAGAGACAGGATTCCATTTATGCCGCCTTGGAGAAAGTCGGAGAGGAGATGGAGTATATTATCGTGCAGGATGCTGTGAGACCCTTTTGTAAAGAAAGATATTTGAGGGAGACTTATGAAGTGTTGCAGGAAGGATATGCGGGAGCCGTGGTCGGGGTTGCCGTGAAAGACACCATAAAACAAATTTCGGAAGAGGGCTTGGTACAAAAGACTCCGGACAGAAATACGTTATTTGCAGCCCATACTCCCCAAGCATTTCCAAAAGAAATTTTACAGGAAGCCTATGAGCAAGCCTATAAGGATAAATTTTTCGGAACGGATGATGCTTCTCTTGTAGAAAGATTGGGATATTCCGTCAAGATAATCAGGGGAGATTATGACAATATCAAGCTGACAACTCCGGAGGATTTAAAAATGTTAAATCGCTAGTCAAAGTTATCAGAAAATGATACAATAAAAATGGAAAAACAGAAATTTAGGAGGAAAATTATGATAAAAATATACAATACCCTGAGTGCAGCTTTGGATACCTTCGTTCCTCGAAAAGAAAAAGAAGTATCTATGTATGTGTGTGGACCGACCGTATATAACTATATTCATATCGGAAATGCAAGACCGGCTATTGTGTTTGATACCGTAAGGAGATATTTTGAATATCGAGGGTATCAAGTAAAGTATGTTCAAAATTTTACGGATGTGGATGATAAAATGATCAAACGAGCAAACGAAGAAGGAAGCACGGTGGAGGAAATAGCTCATCGCTATATTGAAGCTTATTTGGAAGACATGAAATGTTTGCACATCAAAGAAGAGGGGATGCTTCGTCCCAAGGCGACGGAACATATTCAGGAAATGATAGATATGATTCAAAGCCTAATTGACAAAGGGCATGCCTATGAGGCAAATGGAGATGTCTATTTTCGAGTTTCCACCTATCATGAGGAATACGGAGCTTTATCAAAGCAAAAAATAGAAGATTTACAAAGTGGTGCCAGAATTGAAGTGACGGAGCTAAAAGAGTCTCCTTTGGATTTTGCGCTATGGAAGGCTTCCAAGCCGGGAGAACCTCATTGGGATTCTCCATGGGGGAAGGGAAGACCGGGTTGGCATATTGAATGTTCCGCCATGTCGAATAAATATTTTGGAAACAGTTTTGATATTCATGGAGGAGGACAGGATTTGATTTTTCCACATCATGAAAACGAAATTGCACAGTCGAAGTGTTCTTGCGGGGGAAGTTTTGCAAAGTATTGGATGCACAACGGATATATCAATATTGACGGAGTGAAGATGTCAAAATCTTTGGGAAATTTTGTCTTATTACGGGATATTTTAAAACATTTTTCCGGAAAAGTCATTCGATTCTTTATGTTGAGTGCTCACTATCGAAAACCGATGAATTTCTCGGATACAGAACTAAATCAGGCAAAGATTGCCTTGGAAAGAATGGAAAATTCTTTGATTCGTGTGCATGAAATTTCGGAACATAAAATTGATCCTCAAGGAAATTCGGGAGAGGAGTTGAAAAAAGTTCTGAAAGATACGGAAGAAAAATTTATCGAAGCCATGGACGAGGATTTCAATACGGCTCAAGCCATCGGAGTGCTTTTCGAGTTGGTTCGAGAATTGAATAAAACTTTGGATAGCCCTTATAATCAAGGGGGATACGAAGTTCTAAAGAAGACAGCGACTTATCTGTATCATATTCTGTACGATGTTTTGGGAATTGCAGTGGAAGTGGAAACAAAGGTGGAGAATTTGACCGTAGATTTAGTGGAATTTATTTTGGAGCTTCGTAGGGAAGCAAGAGCTGCAAAAAACTGGGAATTGTCAGATCGAATTCGAGATCGATTGGCGGAGTTGGGAATTCAAATCAAAGATGGAAAGGACAGTACCACATGGAGAGTATAGATGTTCGTGAAATGAGCGGGCTGGCTTTGGCCTATCTGGGAGATACCGTGTGGGAAACACAAATACGCTTATACTGGGTAAAGAAAGGCTTTCATATTTCACATTTGAACTATCAGGTGAAGCAGTTTGTCAATGCAAAAGCTCAGAGCCGCTATTATCAAATATTAAGTGTGGAGCTTTCAGAAGAAGAAAAAGCAATTATGAGAAGAGCAAAAAATGCAGGGATTCGAAGTTTTCCTAAGAGCTGCAGTAATCAGGAATATCGGGAAGCGACAGGCTTTGAAGCAATCATTGGAGCTTGGTTTCTACAGGGAAATCTGGAAAAAATAGAAAATTTTAGAAACAGGATATTAGAAAAGAATAAAGGAGAAAAAGAATGGCATTCTTTAAATTGAATCGAGGATTGGGAATTGACTTAGGAACGGCAAATACTTTGGTATATAGTAAAAAACATAAAAGGATCGTTTTGAATGAACCTTCTGTGGTGGCAGTGGAAAGAGAAACTAAAAAAATATTGGCGGTGGGAAACAAAGCAAAGGAAATGTTGGGGAAAACACCGGACAGTATTGTAGCAGTAAGACCTTTAAGTGAAGGAGTCATTGCAGATTATGATATTACAGAGGCGATGATTAAATATTTCATTAAAAAGGTATTCGGCTCTTACAGTTTCTTTATGCCGGAGATTATGATTTGTGTTCCTGTAGACATTACAGGAGTAGAAAAAAGAGCTGTTTTAGAGGCAACTATTTCTGCCGGGGCAAAAAGGGCTTATTTGATTGAAGAAGCAAGAGCAGCTGCTTTAGGAGCAGGTATGGACATTTCGGCTTCAGAAGGAAATATGATTATCGATATTGGAGGGGGATCTACGGATATTGCAGTCATTTCTTTGGGAGGAACGGTTGCAAGTAAAACTATTCGGATTGCCGGAAATAATTTTGATGCAAGTATTATTAAATATATCAAAAAAACTCATAATTTACTGATTGGAGATAAGACGGCGGAAGAAATTAAAATCAAAATTGGAACTGCCTTGCCTTTAGAGGAAGAAGAAACGATGGAAGTCAAAGGAAGAGATTTGATGATGGGACTCCCAAAAACAGTGAGTATTACGTCCGAAGAAATTCGAGAAGCAATTACAGAATCTTTGATGGAAATTGTAAGATGTATTAGAAGTGTCTTGGAACAAACTCCACCGGAACTGGCTTCCGATATTGTTAACAAAGGAATGGTTATGACAGGAGGGGGTTCTTTAATTCGTAATTTTCCAGAAATGGTGGAAAAATATACCAATTTGAAAGTAACCTTGGCAGAAACTCCTTTGGAAAGTGTTGTAAGAGGTTCCGGTTTAGCTTTGGAGCAAGTGAAGGTACTAAGAAAAATTGAAAAGGCTGAAAGATAATGTTAGAAGAATGGATTCGAAAGGATATTCAAAAAAAGAAAAAATCAGGGACTTATTTATTTTACGGAGAAGATAGCTCCCGTCTGAAAAAAGCCGTGCTTTCCTTTGCCAAGGCTCTTTGTTGTGTTGAAGAAGAAGATTACTATTGTGATTCCTGTCCTGTTTGCCGGCGAATTCAAAAAGGAGTCTATGCCGATGTGCATGTATTGGAAGACTTAGATATAGAGAGCATTCGAGAAGCGGAAAGCAGTTTTCATGAAAGCTCCTATGAGGGAGAGCGAAAAATTTTTATTTTGCCAAATATTCAAGATTTACGAAAAGAGAGTGCCAATGCCTTACTAAAATCCATTGAGGAACCCGGAGAGAATACCTTTTTTCTATTATGGACAACGAGAAAGAATATTTTATCCACAATTCGTTCCCGTTCGATTCAGGTATTTGTTCCGAGAGCAGGGTATCAAGAATTGGGAGTAAGTAAGGAGTGTTATGAATTTTTTGAAGGAAATGAACAGGATATTTTGCAGTGTTTGGAAGAAAAATTGGATTGGAAAGAACATCAATCGTATAAGAACATTCAGAAAAATATCAAGGAGTATATGGACACAAA containing:
- a CDS encoding ribonuclease III domain-containing protein, encoding MESIDVREMSGLALAYLGDTVWETQIRLYWVKKGFHISHLNYQVKQFVNAKAQSRYYQILSVELSEEEKAIMRRAKNAGIRSFPKSCSNQEYREATGFEAIIGAWFLQGNLEKIENFRNRILEKNKGEKEWHSLN
- a CDS encoding ATPase, which encodes MLEEWIRKDIQKKKKSGTYLFYGEDSSRLKKAVLSFAKALCCVEEEDYYCDSCPVCRRIQKGVYADVHVLEDLDIESIREAESSFHESSYEGERKIFILPNIQDLRKESANALLKSIEEPGENTFFLLWTTRKNILSTIRSRSIQVFVPRAGYQELGVSKECYEFFEGNEQDILQCLEEKLDWKEHQSYKNIQKNIKEYMDTKQLSSKVKVYRSLIDFLEVKENISVAEVLWFVEELVNSPCERKDFARLFHYCLLQDRYQGKIEEKLLLSKMLNFPINNKVLFANLFLK
- the ispD gene encoding 2-C-methyl-D-erythritol 4-phosphate cytidylyltransferase, with translation MYGGNSKIRKKSSFILACAGMGKRMQLDYPKQFLEYQGRALFLRPLICAEKSEYVDEIIIVSQKEYVEYITKLCQEAGIHKLKCVAVGGKERQDSIYAALEKVGEEMEYIIVQDAVRPFCKERYLRETYEVLQEGYAGAVVGVAVKDTIKQISEEGLVQKTPDRNTLFAAHTPQAFPKEILQEAYEQAYKDKFFGTDDASLVERLGYSVKIIRGDYDNIKLTTPEDLKMLNR
- a CDS encoding rod shape-determining protein, with amino-acid sequence MAFFKLNRGLGIDLGTANTLVYSKKHKRIVLNEPSVVAVERETKKILAVGNKAKEMLGKTPDSIVAVRPLSEGVIADYDITEAMIKYFIKKVFGSYSFFMPEIMICVPVDITGVEKRAVLEATISAGAKRAYLIEEARAAALGAGMDISASEGNMIIDIGGGSTDIAVISLGGTVASKTIRIAGNNFDASIIKYIKKTHNLLIGDKTAEEIKIKIGTALPLEEEETMEVKGRDLMMGLPKTVSITSEEIREAITESLMEIVRCIRSVLEQTPPELASDIVNKGMVMTGGGSLIRNFPEMVEKYTNLKVTLAETPLESVVRGSGLALEQVKVLRKIEKAER
- the cysS gene encoding cysteine--tRNA ligase yields the protein MIKIYNTLSAALDTFVPRKEKEVSMYVCGPTVYNYIHIGNARPAIVFDTVRRYFEYRGYQVKYVQNFTDVDDKMIKRANEEGSTVEEIAHRYIEAYLEDMKCLHIKEEGMLRPKATEHIQEMIDMIQSLIDKGHAYEANGDVYFRVSTYHEEYGALSKQKIEDLQSGARIEVTELKESPLDFALWKASKPGEPHWDSPWGKGRPGWHIECSAMSNKYFGNSFDIHGGGQDLIFPHHENEIAQSKCSCGGSFAKYWMHNGYINIDGVKMSKSLGNFVLLRDILKHFSGKVIRFFMLSAHYRKPMNFSDTELNQAKIALERMENSLIRVHEISEHKIDPQGNSGEELKKVLKDTEEKFIEAMDEDFNTAQAIGVLFELVRELNKTLDSPYNQGGYEVLKKTATYLYHILYDVLGIAVEVETKVENLTVDLVEFILELRREARAAKNWELSDRIRDRLAELGIQIKDGKDSTTWRV